The region AGCGAGGGCGCGACCGTCACGATGGTCGTCTCCAACGGACTGGTGAAGATTCCCGACGTGACCGGTCAGGATGTCGCGGCCGCGAACACCGCGCTGCTGGCGCTCCAACTCGAAGTCAAGACGGTGCCCGACCTGTCGTGCTCCGGCGGCAAGATCTCGTCGCAGTCGGTCACCGGCGACGCACCGCAGCGCTCCGCGGTTCAGATCAACTTCTGCAACAAGCCCTAGGCGACGGTGACGAGCGGCGTGAGACCCTTCGCGGTCTCCGCCGCCTCCGGCAGCCCCGCGACGGCGAGCCAGTTGCCCACCATGCGGTAGCCGCCCTCGGTCAACACCGATTCGGGGTGGAACTGCACGCCGTAGATCGGCAGCGCCTCGTGACGCACTCCCATGATCACACCGCCGGCGGTGCGTGACGTGACGACGAGCTCGCTCGGTGTCGTGCCGTCGACGATGGCGAGCGAGTGGTACCGGGTGGCGCGGAACGGATGCGGCACGCCGTCGTAGAAGCCGCTGTCGTCGTGGTCGATGAGCGACGTCTTGCCGTGCATCAGTTCGTCGGCGTGGGTCACCGTGGCGCCCATGGCCTCGGCGATGGCCTGGTGTCCGAGGCAGACGCCGAAGAGCGGCTGTCCGCTCTCGAGCACGGCGTTCACGATCGGGATCGAGACCCCGGCGGCGGCGGGCGTGCCGGGACCCGGCGAGAGCAGCACGGCGTCGTAGTCCGCAATGAAGCTCGCCGCGTCATCCGCACCGAACGCATCGTTACGCACGACGGTCGTCTCTGCTCCCAACTGCTGGAGGTAGCCGTTGAGGGTGTACACAAAGCTGTCGTAGTTGTCGACAACGAGAACGCGGGTCATTCGCCTACCGTCACTTCCGGGGGTACAAACAGTTCATTGACGAACGGAAACACCCACAGTACGAGACTCGCGAGCACCGCCGCAACGAGAACGACGACCGTGAGCACGCGCACCCAGAGCGGGCCGGGCAGAATGCGCCAGAGGGCGGCATACATCAGTTGGCTCCTGCCTGAACGAGGGTGGCGATTTCGGCGGGCGGGCCGCCGGCGCGGGGGTACCAGGTCTCGAAGACGCCGTAGGCGATGATGCGCTCGGCCGAGGAGAAGTACGGGTGGCAGCTGGTCATCGTGATGATGCGATCGGTGGATGTCGCGTCCGCTACCTGGGGCACGGGTTCGAGCACGCCGATACCCGTCGGCCGCACGTACTCGGTACCCCGGTAGACATACTTGTACCAGCCGTCTTCCGTCTCGACGAAGATGCTGTCGCCGACCACGAGCTTGTTGATGTCGTGGAACCCGGCGCCGTAGGTGGTGCGGTGCGCGGCGACCGCGAAGTTGCCGACCTCCCCGGGCATCTGCGTCTGGGGATAGTGCCCGACGCCGGTCTTGCGGTTGTTGAGCACGCCGAGGCCGACCCCCTCGGCGATCGGCCGGCGGTAGTCGGTGCCGAGTCTCGGCACGATGAGGTTGGCGAACGACGCGCCCTCCGCGGGCGGCGCGGCCACGACCGGCTCACCGGGGTCGACCGGCACGGGCGTCTCGGTTGGGACCGCCGTCGGCGTCGGGTCTCCCCTGTCCCACTGCTCGGCGAGATCGTTCGCGGCCGACGTCTGCTCCGCGCCCACGATGATGTCGTTGAGCCAGACCTGCCAGCCGAGGAAGAGCAGCACGAGAACACCGGCGGTGATGAAGAGTTCACCGAGGACTCCCACCACCGACAGCCGACGGCGCGGCCGGCGCGGCGACGGCTCGACGGGCGTGCGGTCGGTCTCGGGCATTCCTTGATTGTACGGTGCGCACCTGTCCGCGATCCCTGTGCCGCAGCGGCCTCACGCCGAGCCTCGGGCGATTCAGGATAAGATTTCGGGCATGGCCCGTAGCGAACGAACCAAGACCGACCGTACCGCCGAAACGCGCCCAGGCGAGCAGGCACCGAACCCCGTGTGGTTCAAGCCGATCATGTTCGGCTTTATGCTCGTCGGCCTCGTGTGGATCATCGTCTTCTACGTGAGCGGCGGCAGTCAGCTCCCCATCCCGCAGCTCGGCTCCGGCAACATCTTGGTCGGCTTCGGCATCATGTTCATCGGCTTCCTGATGACGACACGCTGGCGCTGATACCGCCGAATTCCGCGGGAATTAAGGCCTAACTACACCGGTGTAATTATCCCCAGTGTGTACAAGCCTGTGGATAACTTGCCTAGACGGTTACGGCCGCCACGGTGATCGCGATCAGGGCCACCGCGACGCCAGCCACGGCCGCGATCTGAATCGCCTTCTTGCTGCGGTGTCGTGTCGCCATGTAGATCGCCGCTACCCCCGCGCCGACCACGAGGCCACCGACATGCGCCTGCCAGGCGATACCGGGCACGAAGAAGCCGATCGCGAGGTTGAGCCCGATCACGATGAGCAACTGCGCGTTGTTGCCGCCCAAGCGGCGTTGGATCACGAAGAACGCGCCGAGCAGGCCGAAGATCGCGCCCGATGCACCCACGACCACGGCACCGGGAGCGAGCAGCAGCACCGCGACCGACCCGCCGAAGGCCGCCAACAGGTAGAGGGCCACGAATCGCGCCCGACCGACGGCGTGTTCGATGATGGGGCCGAAGATGAACAGCGAGTACATGTTGAACAGGATGTGGAAGATCGAGGCCGGCGAATGCAGGAACGCCGCCGTGATCATGCGCCACGGCTCCACCGCCGTGAAGGGTGGGTAGTAGGCCAGCGCCTGATACACGGCGCCGCCCGACACCCACTGGGCGATGTAAAGCAGAAGGTTCAGGCCGATGAGCGAGTACGTAACGACGGGTACGCCGCTCGACGAGCGCATGGAACGCTTCAAGCGGGTCGTCGTGCCACGACTCGTGCGAGGCGCGCTGTCACGCGCCTCGCGCACGCACTCGGGACAGTGAACCCCGACGGCGGCCTGCGTCTGGCATTCCGAACACACGGTGCGACCGCACCGCTGGCAGATGATGAAACTCTGCCGGTCGGGATGCCGGTAACAGAAGTTGTCCGGATTCCTGTCGGTATCCGTCACGGGAGTGTCTAGACCTGGTCGACAGTAACGCTCTCAATGACGACGTCACTGAGGGGCTTGTCGCTTCCATCGGTGGGCACGGCCTCGATCGCGTCGACGACGCGCTTCGACTCGTCGTCGGCGACGAAGCCGAAGATGGTGTGCTTGCCCTGGAGCCACTGCGTCGGAACCGTGGTGATGAAGAACTGCGAGCCGTTCGTGCCCTTGCCGCCGCGCGTGCCAGCGTTGGCCATGGCGAGTACGTAGGGCTCATTGAAGCTGAGCTCGGGGTGGATCTCGTCGTCGAACTCGTAACCGGGTCCGCCGATGCCCTTGCCGAGCGGGTCGCCGCCCTGGAGCATGAACTGCTTGATGATGCGGTGGAAGATGATGCCGTCGTACAGCTTGTCGGTCGAAACCTTGCCTGTAGCGGGGTGGGTCCATTCCTTGGTGCCCGTTGCCAGTCCGACGAAGTTATCGACGGTCTTGGGGGCGTGGTTGCCAAGGAGGTTGACCTTGATAACGCCGAGGTTGGTGGTGATCGTGGCGACAGCAGTATGCGAAGACATAGTCACAATTCTTGCATAGCCTCTCCGTTCGCTGCCCGCTAGCGCACAGGCGGCTCACAGGCCTAGCCGTTTCGCTCGCTAGAGTGGCGTGACAAGATTGGATCGTTCGCTGCACAACGACGACGGAGGTTTTTCAATGGGACTGTCACGGAAGCGGCAGCGAGAGTTCACTCGGCTCAAGAAGCAAGCCGAGGAACTGTTGCAAAGCCAGAAGGACGTGCTCGAGCACGCCGGCGGCGTAGTTCGTGAGGCGCGCCACCAGGCCGCCAACTACGCTCGCGAAGAAGTAAGCCCGCGGGTGAAGGACGCGTACGAGTCGAACCTGAAGCCCGTGGTCGACACCGGCATCACGGCGACGCAGACGGTGGCGTCCACCGCGAAGGACAAGATCGAGCACGACGTGCTGCCCGCGTTCGCCTCGGCGATTGCTTCGGCCCTCGCCGTTCTCGACGCCGCCAAGAGCCCGCAGGTTCGCGACGCCATCCGCCGCGTCTCCGCCGGCTCGGAGGAGGCTTCGAAGCAGATCGCGAAGCGCGCCGACAAGCTCGGCAAGAAGGCCGAGACGTTCAGCAAGAACGTGTCGAAGAACGCCACGGTGATCGGCCGCAAGGTCGGCATCGTCGAGAAGCCGAAGAGCGGCCCAGGCAAGTACATCCTCATCGGTCTCGGCGTCGTCGCCGTCGCCGGTGTCGCGTACGCCGTGTGGCAGACGCTGCGCGCCGACGACGACCTGTGGATCGACGACGACCTCGAGCCCGGAGCCGACACCGTCGACCCCGGAGCCGTAGGCGCCATCTAGAACAGCACAACGCACGAGGGCCCGCTACGGCGGGCCTTCGCCCGTTAACGGGCGGCAGGAAGCGGGTGAACGCCGCCCGCCCGTTAACGAAGAAAGTCGCCTACACAGAGGCGACGGTGAACATGTGGAGCCTAGGAGAATCGAACTCCTGACCTCCTGCTTGCAAAGCAGGCGCTCTACCAATTGAGCTAAGGCCCCGAAGGGTTGAACTCACTCTCGTGAGTCACAGTGGGGGTACCGGGATTTGAACCTGGGACCTCTTCATTATCAGTGAAGCGCTCTAACCAACTGAGCTATACCCCCGCGGGCAGATTCGAGAGTACCGTACCTGCGCCGGGAATCCCAATCGAGCGACCAGGCGCCCGCATTGGGTTAGTTGTTCGTGAAACCGACCAGCAGTCCGCCGGTGATCCGCACGCTGAAGTTGTAGAGAACGCTCGTGATCGCGCCGAGGGCGGTGCCCACGATGATGTTGAGGATCGCCACGACGACGGTGAACAGTGACACCTGCACAAGAGAGAAGCTGTCGGTGATACTGAACGACTCGTCGCCCAGGATCTCGGCCAGCGTCTTGTCGAGGGTCTCGAAGATGTTCGTCGACTGCAGCACGAGGTACACGAGGATCGTCGCCACAACGAGCACGATGCCGAGCGACACGGCAATGAGGAACGACAGCTTCACGGTCGACCAGAAGTCGACGTAGACCAGCTTGAGACGGACCTGCTTGGTGGCAACGGGGCGCTGCGACTTGCGCTGCAGCTTTTCGGCGACGCTACTCATCTACTGATTCGTCCTCTCCAGAGACGACGGGCACCGCCGGAATTTCTCCGACCACTACTTCGCCATCCTGATTAACTAGATTGCGTTCGCTGTTCTTCGCAAGCGCGATAATTCTGTCATCCTCGGCGAAACGGGCGAAAACGACGCCCATTGTGTCCCTGCCCTTGGCGGGAACTTCGGCCACGGAGGAGCGTACCACCTTGCCGCTGGCAAGAACCACAAGCACCTCGTCGTCGTCGGAGACGATGAGCGCGCCCGCCAGATCGCCGCGGGCGTCCTGGAGCTTGGCCACCTTGATCCCCAGGCCACCGCGGCCCTGCACCCGGTACTCGTCGGTGGAGGTGCGCTTGGCGAATCCGCCCTCCGTGACGACGAAGACGTAGCCGGCGTCGGTGACGACCGAGGCAGAGAGCAGCTCGTCTCCCTCGCGGAAGTCCATACCCTTCACACCGGAGGTGGAGCGGCCCATCGGGCGCATCGCCGAGTCGGACGCGGTGAAGCGGATTGACATTCCCTTGTGCGAGACCAGGAGAACGTCCTGCGTTTCCTCGACGAGCATGGCCGAGACCAGTTCGTCTTCGTCGCGCAGATTGATGGCGATGATTCCGCCGGTGCGGTTGGTGTCGTACTCGGTGAGCGCGGTCTTCTTCACCAGTCCGCGACGGGTGGCGAGCACGAGGTACTTCGCCGCCTGATAGTCGGGGATGTCGAGGATCTGGGCGATCTCCTCGCCGGGCTGCAGCGCGAGCAGGTTGGCGACGTGCTGGCCCTTCGCGTCGCGGCCGGCCTCCTGCAGTTCGTAGGCCTTGGCGCGGTACACGCGGCCGGTGTTGGTGAAGAACAGCAGCCAGTGATGGGTGGTGGTGACGAAGAAGTGCTCGACCACGTCGTCGGCCCGCAACTGCGCACCCTTCACGCCCTTGCCGCCGCGGTGCTGGCTGCGGTAGTTGTCGCTGCGCGTGCGCTTGATGTAGCCGCCGCGCGTGACCGTGATGACCATCTCCTCTTCGGGGATGAGGTCTTCCATGCTCATGTCGCCGTCGAAGCCGAACATGATCTCGGTGCGGCGGTCGTCGCCGAAGCGGTCGACGAGCTCGGTGAGTTCTTCGCTCACGATCTCGCGCTGGCGCGCCGGGGTGGCGAGGATGTGGTGGTACTCGGCGATCTTGGCTTCCCACTCGGCGGCCTCGTCGACGATCTTCTGTCGCTCGAGGGCCGCGAGGCGGCGCAGCTGCATGTCGAGGATGGCGCGTGCCTGAAGCTCGTCGATGGTGAGCAGTTCCATCAGGCCGTCGCGCGCGGTCTCGGTGTCGGCGCTGCGGCGGATGAGCGCGATGACCTCGTCGAGCGCGTCGAGCGCCTTGAGGTAGGCGCGCAGGATGTGCATGCGCTCTTCGGCCTTTTTGAGGCGGAAGGTGGTGCGGCGCACGATCACTTCGATCTGGTGGTCGATCCAGTGGGTGATGAACCCGTCGATCGGCAGCGTGCGCGGAATCCCGTCGACGATCGCGAGCATGTTCGCGCCGAAGTTGTCCTGCAGCTGCGTGTGCTTGTACAGGTTGTTGAGAACTACCTTGGCCACGGCGTCGCGCTTGAGCACGATCACGAGGCGCTGGCCGGTGCGGCCCGAGGTCTCGTCGCGGATGTCGGCGATCCCGCCGATCTTGCCCTCCTTGACGAGCTCGGCGATCTTCAACGCGAGGTTGTCGGGGTTCACCTGGTAGGGCAACTCGGTGACGACGAGGCAGGTGCGGCCCTGGAGCTCTTCTACATTGACCACCGCGCGCATCGTGATCGACCCGCGTCCGGTGCGGTAGGCATCCTGAATTCCCTTGATGCCGAGAACCTGCGCTCCGGTCGGGAAGTCGGGGCCCTTGATGCGCTCGATGAGCGCTTCAAGCAGCTCTTCGCGCGGAGCCTCGGGGTTTTCGAGCGCCCAGAGAGCTCCGGATGCCACCTCCCGCAGGTTGTGCGGAGGGATATTGGTCGCCATACCGACGGCGATGCCGACGGAACCGTTGACGAGGAGGTTCGGGAAGCGCGCCGGCAGCACGACGGGCTCCTGCGTCTTGCCGTCGTAGTTGGGGATGAAGTCGACGGTCTCCTCGTCGATGTCACGCACCATCTCCATGGCGAGGGGGGCCATCTTGGTCTCGGTGTATCGAGGCGCCGCGGCGCCGTCGTTTCCGGCCGAACCGAAGTTGCCCTGGCCGAGGGCGAGCGGGTAGCGCAGGCTCCACGGCTGAACCAGGCGGACGAGCGCGTCGTAGATCGACGAGTCGCCGTGCGGGTGGAACTGGCCCATGACCTCGCCGACGACGCGGGTGCACTTGTTGAAGCCCTTGTCGGGACGGTAGCCGCCGTCGTACATGGCGTAGATCACGCGGCGGTGCACCGGCTTGAGGCCGTCGCGAACCTCGGGCAGCGCGCGGCCGACGATGACGCTCATCGCGTAGTCGAGGTACGACCGCTGCATCTCGAGCTGCAGGTCGACCTGGTCGACCTTGTCGTGACGCGTGTCGATGACAGCGTTCTCGAACGTCGGTTCGGCGGCTTCGGTGCCGTCTGGTGTTGTTTCGTCAGCCATGGTTCTTTTCCTTAGCCGGTCCCTGAGCTTGTCGAAGGGGCCATAGCGCCGATCCCTTCGACAAGCTCAGGGACCGAGGTGGGTATTAGATGTCGAGGAAGCGCACGTCTTTGGCGTTGCGCTGGATGAAGTTGCGGCGCGATTCGACGTCTTCGCCCATGAGGGTCGAGAAGATCTCGTCCGCCGCCGCCGCGTCGTCCAGGGTCACCTGCAGCAGGGTGCGGGTCGCGGGGTCCATCGTGGTTTCCCACAGCTCGCTGTAGTCCATCTCGCCGAGACCCTTGTAGCGCTGGATGCCGTTCTCCTTCGGGATGCGCTTGCCGGCCGCGAGGCCGAGCTCGAGCATTCCGTCGCGCTCCTTGTCGCTGTACACGAACTGGTGCTCGGCGTTCGTCCACTTGAGGCGGTAGAGCGGCGGCTGCGCGAGGTAGACGTAGCCGTGGTCGATGAGCGGGCGCATGTAGCGGAACAGCAGGGTGAGCAGCAGAGTCGTTATGTGCTGGCCGTCGACGTCGGCGTCGGCCATCAGGACGATCTTGTGGTACCGAACCTTCTCGGGGTCGAAGTCTTCGCCGATGCCGGCACCGAAGGCGGTGATCATCGCCTGCACTTCGGCGTTTCCGAGCGCTCGGTCGAGGCGCGCCTTCTCCACGTTGAGGATCTTGCCGCGCAGCGGGAGGATCGCCTGGAACTGCGGGTCGCGGCCCTGGACGGCCGAGCCGCCTGCGGAGTCACCCTCGACGATGTAGATCTCGCTGAGCGAGGGGTCTTTCGACGAGCAGTCCCGCAGCTTTCCGGGCATTCCGCCCGACTCGAGGAGACCCTTGCGGCGGGTCTGCTCGCGCGCCTTGCGGGCGGCGAGGCGCGCCTGCGAGGCCTGAATGGCCTTGCGGATCACGTCGCGCGCCTGCGTGGGATTGCGGTCGAACCAGTCGCCGAGCTGCTGGCCGGCCACGCGCTGCACGAACGCCTTGGCCTCGGTGTTGCCGAGCTTGGTCTTGGTCTGGCCCTCGAACTGCGGTTCGGCCAGCTTCACCGAGATCACGGCGGTCAATCCTTCGCGCACGTCGTCGCCGGAGAGGTTCTCGTCTTTCTCCTTGATGATGCCCTTCTCGCGGGCATACCGGTTGACGAGCGTGGTGAGCGCGGCGCGGAAGCCCTCTTCGTGGGTTCCGCCCTCGTGGGTGTTGATGGTGTTCGCGTACGTGTGCACGCTCTCGGTGTAGGCGTTGGTCCACTGCATCGCGACCTCGAGCGAGATCTTGCGGTCGGTGTCTTCCGACTCGAACGCGATGATGTCGGGGTGGATGAGCTCGGCCTTCTTGGCCTTGTTCAGGTACTCGACGTAGTCGACGAGCCCCTTCTCGTACATGTAGCTCTCAACCACGTCTTCTTCGCCGCGTTCGTCGGTGAGCGTGATGCGCAGCCCCTTGTTGAGGAACGCCATCTGCTGGAAGCGTGCGCGGAGGGTCTCGTAGTCGAACTCGACGGTCTCGAACGTCTCTTTGCTCGGCCAGAAGGTCTGCTGCGTTCCGGTCTCGTCGGTCGCCTCGCCCTTTTCGAGCGGCGCGGTCGGCACACCGTCTTTGAAGCTCATGCGCCAGACGTGTCCCTGACGGCGCACCTCGGTGTCGACCTCGCTCGAGAGCGCGTTGACCACGGAGATACCCACGCCGTGCAGTCCGCCCGAGACGGAGTAGCCGCCGCCGCCGAACTTTCCGCCAGCGTGCAGGATAGTCATAACGACCTCGACGGTCGACTTCTGCTCTTGCTTGTTGATGTCGACCGGGATACCGCGGCCGTTGTCGCGAACCCGGATCGAGCCGTCTTTGCGCATCGTGACGAGAATGAGGTCGCAGTAGCCGGCGAGGGCCTCGTCGACGGAGTTGTCGACCACCTCGTAGACCAGGTGGTGGAGACCCCGCGGGCCGGTCG is a window of Conyzicola nivalis DNA encoding:
- a CDS encoding cell division protein CrgA, yielding MARSERTKTDRTAETRPGEQAPNPVWFKPIMFGFMLVGLVWIIVFYVSGGSQLPIPQLGSGNILVGFGIMFIGFLMTTRWR
- a CDS encoding anthranilate synthase component II, whose translation is MTRVLVVDNYDSFVYTLNGYLQQLGAETTVVRNDAFGADDAASFIADYDAVLLSPGPGTPAAAGVSIPIVNAVLESGQPLFGVCLGHQAIAEAMGATVTHADELMHGKTSLIDHDDSGFYDGVPHPFRATRYHSLAIVDGTTPSELVVTSRTAGGVIMGVRHEALPIYGVQFHPESVLTEGGYRMVGNWLAVAGLPEAAETAKGLTPLVTVA
- the gyrA gene encoding DNA gyrase subunit A, which gives rise to MADETTPDGTEAAEPTFENAVIDTRHDKVDQVDLQLEMQRSYLDYAMSVIVGRALPEVRDGLKPVHRRVIYAMYDGGYRPDKGFNKCTRVVGEVMGQFHPHGDSSIYDALVRLVQPWSLRYPLALGQGNFGSAGNDGAAAPRYTETKMAPLAMEMVRDIDEETVDFIPNYDGKTQEPVVLPARFPNLLVNGSVGIAVGMATNIPPHNLREVASGALWALENPEAPREELLEALIERIKGPDFPTGAQVLGIKGIQDAYRTGRGSITMRAVVNVEELQGRTCLVVTELPYQVNPDNLALKIAELVKEGKIGGIADIRDETSGRTGQRLVIVLKRDAVAKVVLNNLYKHTQLQDNFGANMLAIVDGIPRTLPIDGFITHWIDHQIEVIVRRTTFRLKKAEERMHILRAYLKALDALDEVIALIRRSADTETARDGLMELLTIDELQARAILDMQLRRLAALERQKIVDEAAEWEAKIAEYHHILATPARQREIVSEELTELVDRFGDDRRTEIMFGFDGDMSMEDLIPEEEMVITVTRGGYIKRTRSDNYRSQHRGGKGVKGAQLRADDVVEHFFVTTTHHWLLFFTNTGRVYRAKAYELQEAGRDAKGQHVANLLALQPGEEIAQILDIPDYQAAKYLVLATRRGLVKKTALTEYDTNRTGGIIAINLRDEDELVSAMLVEETQDVLLVSHKGMSIRFTASDSAMRPMGRSTSGVKGMDFREGDELLSASVVTDAGYVFVVTEGGFAKRTSTDEYRVQGRGGLGIKVAKLQDARGDLAGALIVSDDDEVLVVLASGKVVRSSVAEVPAKGRDTMGVVFARFAEDDRIIALAKNSERNLVNQDGEVVVGEIPAVPVVSGEDESVDE
- a CDS encoding DUF3566 domain-containing protein; the protein is MSSVAEKLQRKSQRPVATKQVRLKLVYVDFWSTVKLSFLIAVSLGIVLVVATILVYLVLQSTNIFETLDKTLAEILGDESFSITDSFSLVQVSLFTVVVAILNIIVGTALGAITSVLYNFSVRITGGLLVGFTNN
- a CDS encoding class E sortase: MPETDRTPVEPSPRRPRRRLSVVGVLGELFITAGVLVLLFLGWQVWLNDIIVGAEQTSAANDLAEQWDRGDPTPTAVPTETPVPVDPGEPVVAAPPAEGASFANLIVPRLGTDYRRPIAEGVGLGVLNNRKTGVGHYPQTQMPGEVGNFAVAAHRTTYGAGFHDINKLVVGDSIFVETEDGWYKYVYRGTEYVRPTGIGVLEPVPQVADATSTDRIITMTSCHPYFSSAERIIAYGVFETWYPRAGGPPAEIATLVQAGAN
- a CDS encoding rhomboid family intramembrane serine protease gives rise to the protein MKRSMRSSSGVPVVTYSLIGLNLLLYIAQWVSGGAVYQALAYYPPFTAVEPWRMITAAFLHSPASIFHILFNMYSLFIFGPIIEHAVGRARFVALYLLAAFGGSVAVLLLAPGAVVVGASGAIFGLLGAFFVIQRRLGGNNAQLLIVIGLNLAIGFFVPGIAWQAHVGGLVVGAGVAAIYMATRHRSKKAIQIAAVAGVAVALIAITVAAVTV
- the gyrB gene encoding DNA topoisomerase (ATP-hydrolyzing) subunit B gives rise to the protein MATIPTEDLHDDSYGADQIQILEGLEAVRKRPGMYIGSTGPRGLHHLVYEVVDNSVDEALAGYCDLILVTMRKDGSIRVRDNGRGIPVDINKQEQKSTVEVVMTILHAGGKFGGGGYSVSGGLHGVGISVVNALSSEVDTEVRRQGHVWRMSFKDGVPTAPLEKGEATDETGTQQTFWPSKETFETVEFDYETLRARFQQMAFLNKGLRITLTDERGEEDVVESYMYEKGLVDYVEYLNKAKKAELIHPDIIAFESEDTDRKISLEVAMQWTNAYTESVHTYANTINTHEGGTHEEGFRAALTTLVNRYAREKGIIKEKDENLSGDDVREGLTAVISVKLAEPQFEGQTKTKLGNTEAKAFVQRVAGQQLGDWFDRNPTQARDVIRKAIQASQARLAARKAREQTRRKGLLESGGMPGKLRDCSSKDPSLSEIYIVEGDSAGGSAVQGRDPQFQAILPLRGKILNVEKARLDRALGNAEVQAMITAFGAGIGEDFDPEKVRYHKIVLMADADVDGQHITTLLLTLLFRYMRPLIDHGYVYLAQPPLYRLKWTNAEHQFVYSDKERDGMLELGLAAGKRIPKENGIQRYKGLGEMDYSELWETTMDPATRTLLQVTLDDAAAADEIFSTLMGEDVESRRNFIQRNAKDVRFLDI
- a CDS encoding peptidylprolyl isomerase codes for the protein MSSHTAVATITTNLGVIKVNLLGNHAPKTVDNFVGLATGTKEWTHPATGKVSTDKLYDGIIFHRIIKQFMLQGGDPLGKGIGGPGYEFDDEIHPELSFNEPYVLAMANAGTRGGKGTNGSQFFITTVPTQWLQGKHTIFGFVADDESKRVVDAIEAVPTDGSDKPLSDVVIESVTVDQV
- a CDS encoding DNA helicase is translated as MGLSRKRQREFTRLKKQAEELLQSQKDVLEHAGGVVREARHQAANYAREEVSPRVKDAYESNLKPVVDTGITATQTVASTAKDKIEHDVLPAFASAIASALAVLDAAKSPQVRDAIRRVSAGSEEASKQIAKRADKLGKKAETFSKNVSKNATVIGRKVGIVEKPKSGPGKYILIGLGVVAVAGVAYAVWQTLRADDDLWIDDDLEPGADTVDPGAVGAI